A window of Anabas testudineus chromosome 7, fAnaTes1.2, whole genome shotgun sequence genomic DNA:
AAGAGTATCACGTCACAGAGTGTGATTTTTGCTAGTTCTACCCAGtgcttcctcctcagctcaTCTTTGAGTTTTGTTTGGCATTCTACCCGTTGTATGTCGAGATACTGGTGCATCTTCTTTACATCTTCAGCGAAGGGAAGAAGTTGTGGAGCATTCCATTTTGCCTCACTCAAATTCCTGAGGGCCTTGGATGATACACATTCACTCCATTTAGTGTCACAGATTTGCTTGAACACCCGCATATTGTGAATGTTATTCTCGTCACCAGAGATCATTGCTTCACATTCAAGAACATCTGCTACTTTCTTAAGGTTGTGGCCTAACTTCAGTGCCAAAGATGgagttttgtatgtgtttgtttcctcattCAAGCCAGCCACATTTTTCACAGCCTCAATCACATGAGGGAAATTAGCTGGtacaaaaaaatctgacatCATCTTCAACTTGCCATTTATCTGTCCTTGGATCAGCAGTCGCCCTGTCTCACGCATTTTCTGTCTGATATAATCATGTTTAGTGACATCATGGCCATGCTTACTGAAGAGATGCTCCCCTAATTTCAGTATACATTTCTCTTTGCGAACAGTATTCGTTATCTCATCATCATGCATACCTTGTACCAATTTCCAAAACTGTGCATTCACATTGTCTGGAACTGGCTCAGCATATTTACATAGAGCCTGAACTCTAGACGTTCCTGGCGGTAAACCTTTAACTTTCCTGCTGAGGTGACATCTCTGCATGTGCCTCCACATTGACCTCCTTTTAAGGTAAGCCTCACAATTTATACAGTGCAAGTAATCACTGGCTTTTACAGGTGCACAGGATTGTTGACGAGGTATCACCAttccttttccttctttaaGCACCTGATTATTATGGGCACGATTCCCTTTGTTTCGCAATAAACTCAACTGTATTTTTCGTTCTTTAGACCCTACTGGACAAGCAACTGCTCTTGCCACTTCTggtttatctttgtgttttgattcTAAATGGCGTGCCATTTTGCTGAAAGGCTTAGAGcaaaaaacacagtagaacttCTTGTTGTAGAGTCTGCCACCATGTTCCTTCTTCTTTAAAGTCATGACAGTCACATCAGAACTGTCAGGTGAAGAGGATTCTCTGGTGTCATCACAATCAGATGAAGAGGATTCTTTGGTGTCATTTGCAGTCGGGGATTTATAAGGTGTCCTGCACATTTTCTTCAGTGGCTGGACACCTACTTCCTGAAAGTTGGCTGAAGTTGTTTCCTGTAACTTTCGCTTCTTACTTTTGTGCCGTTTGATGTTTTCTGCCAAACTGTCACTTTCTGCAGAActgtcagtttttgtttcttctgtagATCGAGGAACATATTCATCCCCGCTGCTCCCAGAACATGAGAGAGAGTGTTCTGATGTGTAACCAAGCATTTCTCTGGTaagctttaaaaagaaaaaaaaaaaatcaaaccatcATCAAGTATTTTGCCAAATCACATACATCGCATTTAAAGACCATAGATATTGGCAGATACACCAGTAATAGGAGCAGAAGGGGTGGTGGCAGTATAGTAGTAATTGTAACGGCTATCAGTAATAGTATGTGCAGCTGCAACAGTATGAGTTGCTGCTGTAATAGTGTTggaaatagtaataatagtagctTGCAATAACacatgctgtagtatcactATTGCCACAGTTGGGATTTGAACTACTAACCTTATGGTCATAGTTACTATGTATTATTTTCCATTGcaaaacatttgacaaacaaTGCTATGAAGAATGTAAGTACAATATGCAGGTAAAAGATGAATCTAATGCAATGGTGGAACAGAGTCAAAACAGTCTAGCAGTCATGTCTTGTTACAACTTCCTTTAAACTAGTTACATTAAGTAATAACTTTCCTTTGTTGTATCACATTCACCAAACATCCCTGCGTGGCTCTGTCTGGATATGCTGTCATTGCCAACTGATTAACAATACAGCTTTAATGGTACATTCATTAACTGAGTTGCCATGTCACATAGGTTGGTTTCAAACATCTGGAAAAACTTTCTATTCTCTAAGCTATGTTTAGACACTGTTACTAGTAAACTGTAGACCTTTAGttacctttttgttttcatactaatgttaaaaatatgaaaagctCTATTTTTTAGGATAAAATATGGTagtaaaaatgtgttgattAATTTTATGTAAACTGgacatatttttacatgtatgaATTACCTTTGCAGACCAAAGTGCAATATGCAGGTATGACTGTGAAACAGGTTAGTTATTGCCATAGTATTTCTCAACACCAGGACgatttttgtgaaatatttcctCCTACTTTCTATTCACCTTGGCATCTATGCAGGCAAACCTGTGACAACAGTCACCTGAGAGGTGCAATGGCATTTCTTACATTAGCATGTGAAGTTGTACAAATAAACTTACAATGACACTGTCAGTCCTTCTGAGCTCAGGTACATTTGGGTCTttctcaacatcagctggaGTGAGTTCCAGAATAATTGTGCTCTCACTGTTGCTGGACAATTGTTGTTCATcctgggggggaaaaaaaattaaaattagaaaatcTTTTActattaaactgtgaaaatatcACAGACTTGAAATCAAAATTATTATGTTGCTAACACACAGATCTCTATGTCAATATTTGTCTAGTGgtgatttgttgtgttgtcttgCAGCAGTAGCTCTAACAATATCACAGTTGTCCATTTTAAATAAGATGAATCACAATTTCACTTTGATCAGCATAATATAAACTCTAAACAAGGGAATGATTGTTTTTTGCTAAATTTGGAAGAGTAATTGACTAGTGAGCTATGTATCGTCACCTGCTTGACATGTACTCTTGACATGAAAGTATGCAttattaagataaaaaaaaaaaatgtgatttgggtttccaaacaaacaaaaaagatcaAGACAAGTTTGAAACCGTTATCACAGTAAAACTCTTCAAGAAAAACTTGTTGCTTGCTCATGTGTTCTTGCAGGATGAGAACACCTTTCTCAACACTACACTGACTAAGACGTTCAGTCGGCATCTTGCTAACCAAACCTTAGCTTCTctgaagctgaaaaagaaatgtatcaGTGCTATTGCAAactcctctcctccagctcaAATTGCTGTGTTTTTGACCTTAGCGACCTCAGTGGAGATCTGGAAAAAGTTTCTGAAAGCCAAGACTGACACTGCAAATGTGTCCATACTTCTATGACTTCCATCTGCTCCCTCTAATGTATATTTTAAGAATGCGTGGTACGACTAACCTCTTTGCTCAGGCTCAACAAGGTCCTCTCTCTCTGGTCATTTAACCTCTTGATGTGTGCCTCCTCATAACGTTGTTCACACATATTATGATGCCTTTTCAGATTCTGGAGGCGCCGTAAGTGACGGCTTTGAgactgcaaacagaaaacaagacaaatccCTTGTTATTTTAtagactttttccttttttagcTGCCATGCTTTATTAGAAAAGACGGTGtctttacatgcactcaaggAACTGGGTAACCATTAACATTAAGTTGTTTAGTGCCATCCAGAAAAAGTTACTCAAGCCAAACCTAAAGAAAGCGTTCACTCGCTTGTCATTACGTAACATTTCTTCATAAGTCCAGTAATGCTGAGTTTTTTAACAATGCTAGTGCTACTACTACCGTCACAATATCAGCTGTTTACACCAGTGACAACTTTTTTTCTCCCGCGACATATGCATGAGAGACATTCAAGCTTCTCCACTGGCACATAAATACTTGCTATGCTATGTGTATACATGGCAAAGTAATCTCAGAGTTCTCTGGAAGAAATCTACATGGGCAAAATCAGGTTTCGCTGATCCCCTACTCCAATTACAAGGACCAGTTTTCGCGTTTACATGACACCCAAGAAGTTAAAGAAATCAGCGTACTCAAGAAAgccaactgtaaaatgtttactAAAACCCTTGAGCAAAGATGACATATCCTAcctctttcttttgttcagCATCACAGCCATCTGTCATATCAGCAACTGCAAATACaattacacaaaatgaaatgttatgttGGTTTGATCAACCAAAAACGGCAATGTGAGGCTGCAGCAGtgcatttcatttacagtaaaggtTAATTAAAATAGCTTAAACCCTTGGGAAATTGTTTCATTTGGGTAACACCAATAGTTAAAGCACTGTTTTGGCATAAGCTCCAATTATGCAAAATTCAACatgattttttaatgtatttttttattgtattttcatacaATAAatttattaagatttaaaaCACTATTAATCCTAAATGgaaattactgaaaaaaatacaATCTGTTTACCTACAGTGACAGTGGTGTCTCCACTGAACATGTTTGCATTGCAGGTTTTCATCTTCTTAGTGGATGTTTATCCACTAAGAGATCTTAAGAGATTCACCAATGTTTTGCCAGCTAGGAGTGTGAACTTCATGCAAGGGTATAAGCTTGGCTCCAACCACACAACATGACCTCACTATGCCATCATCTCATAATGACTCCCTTGTCTTACCTGTGTGTTCAGTACTGCCAGTGGATACAAAGCTTGGGCCATCCTCCTCTGCCTAAAGGACCGACATTATCATATTATATTTCAATTTCAAGCTTCAATTGTAGACTTTGACTGTATGTTGATGTAGCTAACTTTGTGACACTGAAAATAGCGAGAGGGATGCTGGTCATCATAttctgactaaaactaaatagtattttctgttttttacacCATCTTTAGTATTAGATTATCCACAGTAAACAATTTCTTCATCTATTCCTCTCTGTAAATTTCTTACTAAAGCACCAAGTCATCACCAACATACCATctcaaataataaagaaattgaCAAATGATTAAAGATTTTAGCAATAATGCTAGCCATTTATCCATGGgcatttattattacaatagTAATAGGTGTAACAGATTGTAGAAGTCAAGGATTAGATAATTTTTCGATCATCCCTACCtccaataaaatgtttaaattttacATAACATAGTATGGGCTAATGTCTCCAAAGATAAAGCCTAATCAGGTACACATAGCTGAAAATATTTTAGTCCAATAAATCATCACTTATGTGATAAATACACTGAAGTCTTCACTTTAAGAAGTGGGTGAAGTACAAATAGAACACAATTCAGAGAACTGAGTTATCTCTTCATCTACTGCTGATGTTAGTCACTGCTGAGCACACAGTCTGGCAGAGTGTGGGATGCTGTCAGACACAGTACACCTGAATCTGTTCACTTTTAGTTTCAGCGTGTTTATAAAGAATAATTAATAAGGTTGTTGTAATTAACGAGCCTGGAGACGACGGTGGAAGGAGACCGCGCGGTCACACTTTCTGCGAGGTTGTCGCCAGTGCAGTAACTCGCTCTGTATCACGAACTGACGTCTCGGCTCCGTCTGTGTCGGCTGTGCGCGAGGTGCGGAGGAGATGAACTCCGCCCCCGGCTACCGAGACACAGTGACAGCCCCACAGTGACATGTAACTGTATTTCCATGTGGCTGTTCTCTCTCACTGTTCTTTTTAAGTGCTAATAATACGCAATCTAGTTTGTTCCTCGACACCTGTGCACGAATCAATCGCTCGACGACTGATCATGTTATATCAAATAAAGAGGGAGACTGGAGTTTTTCCGCTCCTCCACTGACCATGACATTCACCCCAGCTGCTTTTCGCCATTTACGTGATAATATGATATTTTCACAGCAACTCTGTATGACGACGTTTTTTAGGTATTTTCTGAAAAGCAACACTGGCAGAAAACCCGTGAATTTGGCAATTAATCCGCGGATCAAATTATGAAACCGTGGAGGTTAAACTAATAACGGATAACCTTCGGTCCATTACACTACTAcgaaaataatttatataacaaaaaatacattttgattagTTTCAACTGCGCAGACCAGGTATTAACATCACTTCAATTAGCTAGCTAGCATCGctgttagctaacattagctaatcAAGCTAGTAAAGTTCCAGTCCCACATTGCATATAACTCGTGTGTTGATTCAACATGCAAACCGCACGCTAGTGAACTGAACAGCACAATATTATAATGGGAGTTTTACTGTAATACCTCAAAACTTACCATTTCAGTCGACGCTCCAAAAACAGCTCCACTCTTCTGTGTCGCATGAGCTCTGTCTGTCCCTTCCGACGGAGCAGGTGTGGTGATCAAAAAGTAGCGCTGGATTTGCTATACGGCGCACACCAAATTAACTCCGCACGTAGTTAGATATAGCACAACAGACACCGGCGGCTCGCGGTgtcttaaaacaaacagcaaaatctCTCGCGCAGCATCCCGCGCTGTGGACAGTAGGGTGGGGGAAGGGCATGGCCTAGGTGGGGACTTCAAATCTCAGGATCCGTGTAACATATCAAGGACTGCTGAGAATAAAACGAGGAACTATAAACATTTCCTGCTCccttaaaaatgaaattactcaactgaaatttgatttaaacaaactcacaaaataacttaaaacaatGCAGACATGCAGAACTGAAAACAATTTCCAGTATTGTTTTTCCCCTCAGAGAGTGAATGAATACCCAAAACAACTGGTTTGGAAGACTTCATGCATGGCTTGGAAAAATGTATGCTAAATACATAATTCCAGACTAAAAGTGAAAgattataaatatttacatatgaaCGAGGTTGAGTTTTCTTTCCCAGTTAAGGgctataaaacagtaaaaagtttGCTAGAAAAATTAGAGAATTGTTTTAACCCATTCTGGTATTTATCACTGGTAGAGGTTTAACTACATCTTACCAGGGGACACTAGCAGAGTGGAGCAgtaagtatttatatttttcactcAGACCTGCATCCACATACTCTACAAATAGGAAACAATCTACATGTAACTTAAACTGGAGCCTTacaagcaaagaaataaaacagttgaCTGAAAGCACTGTGGATCCATCTTAGGCATGCTTCAGGCTCGTAGTCTAAGCGATACTGGAGTAAAATTGGAGTGGGACCTCGTGCGacacttcctccttttttaaaaagctgctctgTCCAAAATCTACAGGCTCCCACTTGCTTTCACTCCTGCTCACACACCTGCTCATGAGCTCTGCACTTGGCACAAAAATCCACTTTGACTAATGGATGAACTGTTTAGAGCTtgtaggtcaaaggtcaaggtcactgtgacctcacgtTATACATTTGTGACAAGAACTCAATAATTCATACACTAATCATGACCAGATTTCACACAAAAGTCTAATACGATAAAATGAtagatttcaacattttatatcCTAGGAGGCTGTTTTGCAGTACA
This region includes:
- the LOC113167358 gene encoding uncharacterized protein LOC113167358 isoform X2, giving the protein MLGYTSEHSLSCSGSSGDEYVPRSTEETKTDSSAESDSLAENIKRHKSKKRKLQETTSANFQEVGVQPLKKMCRTPYKSPTANDTKESSSSDCDDTRESSSPDSSDVTVMTLKKKEHGGRLYNKKFYCVFCSKPFSKMARHLESKHKDKPEVARAVACPVGSKERKIQLSLLRNKGNRAHNNQVLKEGKGMVIPRQQSCAPVKASDYLHCINCEAYLKRRSMWRHMQRCHLSRKVKGLPPGTSRVQALCKYAEPVPDNVNAQFWKLVQGMHDDEITNTVRKEKCILKLGEHLFSKHGHDVTKHDYIRQKMRETGRLLIQGQINGKLKMMSDFFVPANFPHVIEAVKNVAGLNEETNTYKTPSLALKLGHNLKKVADVLECEAMISGDENNIHNMRVFKQICDTKWSECVSSKALRNLSEAKWNAPQLLPFAEDVKKMHQYLDIQRVECQTKLKDELRRKHWVELAKITLCDVILFNRRREGEVSKMSLNSFTLRDTSSTHPDVELALSDLEKKLCKHFQRIEIRGKRGRKVPILLTPDILTSMELLVKTRRSCDVLDENPFMFGRPQTLSHFRGSDVIRQIAQSCGAKHPEALSSTKLRKHMATMSKVLNLKDNEMDDLADFLGHDIRVHRQYYRLPEGTLQLAKISKVLMALERGQLSEFKGKNLDEINIDPRENIAVDSDASDTEDEDATSVTDTASSASLSSTQSSDRSTTGSTSKQNKHLYPATGRSDEEMPPVCEVSGRSHTTKELSQNKRRKWTEDEIQAVEMTLMDYISSGKVPGKAECLKCIETSPVALKGRTWEGVKFYVKNRIDALKRESMKRR
- the LOC113167358 gene encoding uncharacterized protein LOC113167358 isoform X1 is translated as MAEEDGPSFVSTGSTEHTVADMTDGCDAEQKKESQSRHLRRLQNLKRHHNMCEQRYEEAHIKRLNDQRERTLLSLSKEDEQQLSSNSESTIILELTPADVEKDPNVPELRRTDSVILTREMLGYTSEHSLSCSGSSGDEYVPRSTEETKTDSSAESDSLAENIKRHKSKKRKLQETTSANFQEVGVQPLKKMCRTPYKSPTANDTKESSSSDCDDTRESSSPDSSDVTVMTLKKKEHGGRLYNKKFYCVFCSKPFSKMARHLESKHKDKPEVARAVACPVGSKERKIQLSLLRNKGNRAHNNQVLKEGKGMVIPRQQSCAPVKASDYLHCINCEAYLKRRSMWRHMQRCHLSRKVKGLPPGTSRVQALCKYAEPVPDNVNAQFWKLVQGMHDDEITNTVRKEKCILKLGEHLFSKHGHDVTKHDYIRQKMRETGRLLIQGQINGKLKMMSDFFVPANFPHVIEAVKNVAGLNEETNTYKTPSLALKLGHNLKKVADVLECEAMISGDENNIHNMRVFKQICDTKWSECVSSKALRNLSEAKWNAPQLLPFAEDVKKMHQYLDIQRVECQTKLKDELRRKHWVELAKITLCDVILFNRRREGEVSKMSLNSFTLRDTSSTHPDVELALSDLEKKLCKHFQRIEIRGKRGRKVPILLTPDILTSMELLVKTRRSCDVLDENPFMFGRPQTLSHFRGSDVIRQIAQSCGAKHPEALSSTKLRKHMATMSKVLNLKDNEMDDLADFLGHDIRVHRQYYRLPEGTLQLAKISKVLMALERGQLSEFKGKNLDEINIDPRENIAVDSDASDTEDEDATSVTDTASSASLSSTQSSDRSTTGSTSKQNKHLYPATGRSDEEMPPVCEVSGRSHTTKELSQNKRRKWTEDEIQAVEMTLMDYISSGKVPGKAECLKCIETSPVALKGRTWEGVKFYVKNRIDALKRESMKRR